From Rhodovibrio salinarum DSM 9154:
ATCCAGTGCGGTTCCCAGCCCAGGAAAACGATCCATTGATCGCGGTCCACCAGGCGGCCGACCTGAGCCAGCATCGCCGAGGTACTCGAGGGCACCAGTTCCCAATCGCCGAGCCCGTGGCGGTTGTTAGCGATGGCATCCCTGATCGATTTGTTGAATCCGGTGCCCGCCTCGATGCCGTAGATTTTGTAATCGAACTTGTCGGCGTGGGCGGCGAGGTCGGCCTCGCTCTTGACGCCGGCTTCCCAGACGTAGGTCGGCACCGCGATGCCCATGGTCGCGTTCGCGATGTTGGTGGTCAGGGTCTTGACCTCACCTTGCTCGACCAGCGGATCGATCATGTCCTTTTCCGTCGGCATCCAGCCGCCGAGGTAGATGTCCAGATCGTCGGTCTTGAGCGAGTTCAGGATCACCGAGGGGCTGCCATTCACGTTAGACGTCTGGTAGCCCATGTGTACGAGCAACTGTTCGGCGATTTCGCTCTTCACCGTGACGCCCGGCCAGGTTGGCGTCCCGAACCGGATGGTTGGCGCCTCATCCGCTGCCGCCGGATGCGGGCCCGCTAGGCCCAGGGCGCACACCGCCAGGCCCGTCGCCAGGACGGTGCGGCGGAAGATGCCCGTCGCGCGGGCAGGTTCGGTGGTATGGTTGCTGTTTGTCATCAGTCCTCCCTCGGGAATATGCCCGGTTCGCTGATGGTTCGAGGGCCCGGATGCAGAGTGTCGCGAACCGGTGCCTGCCGATTGGTTTATGGGCAGGCTGAACATCTGCAGGCATCGTCGGGCCGGGCCCCTCCGGCGCGTACGCGCTAGGCCGGATCGACAGGCGAGTTGGACGTTGTCGTTTGCGCGGATCCCGTATTATCAGCCTCGCCCGCCGCGTGATCGGGACCAACACGCAGAACGATACGGGGACTGTTGCAGTTTTATCGCGCCGTTTTCGACAAGAACCGTTCTGAATTCGTCCAATTCATCCGATGAGGCGGTTTTAGGGTCGATTAGAGGCGCCTATTCGGGAAGGCCGGGTTAAAGCGCCCACGAACCGCATGGCCTGTGCGGGCGAAAATCGCGGAAGGTGCGGACACCTTCCGCGATTTCATCTCACGCGGCCAGCCGGCGCACCGGCGTGATGGCGCGCCCGGCGCTTTCCGGCTGGGGCAGGGTCGCGTGGGCGGCGGCCAGGCGGCGTACGTTCGCCTGGATCGCGGCGCTGGCGGGGCAGACCCGATCGGTCGTCGTGTCCACGTGCAGATACATCTGCTCGGCGGTTGCCGCGAGGGTGTGATCGTCGGCACGGCGCAGCCGGTGGAAGGCGTGGATGCGTTTCTCATCGGCCCCGAGGATCTGGGTCGTCAGATAAACCTGATCGCCCAGCCGTAGCTGGCCCAGATGGCGTAGATGCGATTCCGCCGTGAAGTAGCTGTGGCCGGCCGCCAGCGCGTCGGCGTCGAGCCCGATCGCCGCCAACAGCGCATCGGCGGTTTGACCGAACAGCGCCAGGTAATGGCTTTCGGTCATATGGCGGTTGTAGTCCACCGCTTCGGGCGGGACCACGGCATCCAGCAGATGCAACGGAAGCTGCGCATCGAGGTCGACGGGCGGATGCGGGGCCCAACGGCTTTGGTGTTCGGCCAGCGTGCCGCCGGCGGCCAACCCCTCTGGCTTCAGCGCACGCAGCATGGCGATCAGTCCCATGTCGCGTTCGCGCTCCAGTTCGGCCGTGTCCCGGCCCATCGCCTGCGCATCCGACTGCGCGCCGATCTTGTCCAGAAAGGCGTCGGTCAGGTCCGGAACGTCCATCAGCTTGGTCCAAGGCCATTTCAGGGCTGGACCGAACTGCGCCATGAAGTGACGCATGCCGTCCTCGCCGCCAGCGATCCGGTAGGTCTGGAAGCTGCCCATCAAGGCCCAGCGCAGGCCCGCGCCGAACCGCACGGCATCGTCCACTTCCGCGACCGTGGCGACGTCGTCGTGTACCAGCCACAGGGCCTCGCGCCAGAGCGCTTCCAGCAGCCGGTCGGCGACGAAGCCATCGATTTCCTTGCGTACCGTCAGTGGGCGCATGCCCAAATCCCGGTAGATCGCGTCCGCTGCCTGTACCGTCGCCGGGTCGGTCTGTTCCCCCGCGCATAGCTCGACCAGCGGCAGCAGGTAGACCGGGTTGAACGGATGGCTCACCAGGAAGCGCTCGGGGTGCCGCATATCGGCTTGCAGGCGGCTCGGCAGCAGGCCGGAGGTGGAGGAGCCGATCGGTGCATGGGCCGGGGCGGAGGCGTCGATCTCCGCCAGGACGGCACGCTTGGTGTCCTCACGCTCCGGCGCGCTCTCCTGGACGATGTCGGCTCCCGACACCGCGCTCGCCAAATCGGGCGCGAAGCTGACGTTACCGCGCTGGTGCGGCGGGCGACCGTACAGATATTGCAGGCTGCGGTCGGCGGCCTCCAGGACCTCGCGGCATCGCCGTTCGGTCTCCGGGCCGGGATCGTAGATCGCGACGTCGATCCCGTTCCAAAGGTAGCGGGCGGCCCAGCCGGCGCCGATGACACCGGCGCCGACGACGGCGGCTTTGCGGACTTCGGTCATGTTGCGACTTTCGTTGGGGCAGGCGGGCTTTTAGGCCGCCTTGTTCAGGGCGAGCTTCGCGCGCACGTCCTGCGGGCTCAGCACGCGGGCGTTCATGTTGGTCAGGATATTGACCGCGCGCTCGACCAGGTCGCCGTTGGACGCCAGGACGCCCTTCGACAGGTAGATGTTGTCCTCCAGGCCAACGCGCACGTTGCCGCCCGCCAGCGCCGCCTGCGCGACGTAAGGCAACTGCATGCGCCCGATCGAGAACGCGGAGAACGTCCAGTCGCTGGGCATCTGGTCGACAAGGTTCAGCAGGGTGCGCGGGTCGTCCGGCGCGCCGTAGGGAATGCCCATGCACAGCTGCACCAGGACCGGGTCGTCGAGCAGCCCTTCCTGATAGAGCTGCTTCGCCATCACCATCTGGCCGAAGTCGAACACCTCGATCTCGGGGCGGACGCCGAGTTCCTGGATGCGCGCGGCCATCGCGCGCAGGGTCGCCGGCGTGTTGGTCATGATGTAGTCGCCGGTGGCGAAGTTCATCGTGCCGCAGTCAAGCGTGCAGATCTCCGGCCGGAGCTCGGCGACATGCTCCAGGCGCGCGCTGGCGCCCAGCATATCGGTCTCCGCCTCGTTGAGCGGCAACGGCTGTTCCGCCGAGCCGAGGACGATGTCGCCGCCCATGCCGGCGGTCAGGTTGAGCACCACGTCGGTATCGGACTCGCGCACCCGCTCGACGACCTCGCGGTAGTGCGCGAGGTTGCGCGAGGCTGCGCCGGTTTCGGGATCGCGGACGTGGATGTGGGCGACGGCGGCGCCGGCCTTCGCGGCTTCGATCGCGGTGTCGGCGATCTGTTTGGGCGTGATCGGGACCCGGTCGCTCTTCTCATGACTCGGCCCGGCCCCGGTGACGGCACAGGTGATGAAGACGTCGGTGTTCATGGCGGGTTGGTCTCCACGGCCTTTGGCGCGTGGCTGCAAACGGCGGTGCAGCCAGTTGATCTGGCAACACGCTAGGTGACAAGACCCCGGCGCATCGTGCATAGATCGTCAATGTTCGCGCGTGATCCGACAGATGGGCGACGGCATTTCGGCTTCCTGCTGTTGCCGGGGTTCAGCACCTTGTGTCTCGCCAACTCGGTCGAGCCGCTGCGTGCTGCGAACGAGATCGCGGGCGCGCAGCGCTATGTGCACCGCTTGCTGTCGCTCGACGGCGCTCCCGTATCGAGTTCCAGCGGGATCGAGGTGACGGTGGATGCCCCGCTCGACGAGGCTGGCCGGCTCGACGTTTTCTTCCTGGTGGCGGGCTATGGGTTCCGCGATGTGCCGCACGCGCAGCTCATGCCGGCGCTACGCCGTGCTGCGGGCCTGTCGGATGTTGTCGGCGGCATGGATACCGCGCCCTGGCTATTGGCGGCGGCCGGTCTCCTGGACGGTCGGACCGCGACCATCCACTGGCAGGAGCAGGAGCGTCTTCAGACGGATTTCCCCGAGGTGACGTTCAGCCGCGCGCGCTACGTAATCGATGGCAACCGGATCACCTGCGGCGGGGCCACAACGGTTCTGGACATGATGCTCGGGCTCTTGCGGGCGCACGGCGGCGACGTCTTGGCGCTCGATATCATGCGGCTGTTCATCTACGACGCCGAACGGCCGGCCGAGGGCGAGCAGCAAGCGCTCGTGCAGGCCCCATTCGTCGGGCGGGCACCGATCGTTGCCGCGGCGATCGCCGAAATGGAACAGGCGATCGAGACGCCGCGACCGGTCGCTGAGATCGCCGCGGCCTCCGGGTGTTCCCAGCGCAAGCTGGAGCGGGCCTTTGAGCGGGCGCTCGGGGTGACGCCGCAGCGTTATTACCAATATCTCCGGCTGGCGGCGGGCCGGCGCATGCTGATGGACGGGGCGCACAGCGTGACCATGGTTGCTGCGGCGACCGGCTTCGCCTCGGCCACGAGCTTTGCGCGGGCTTACCGGCGGATGTTCGGCCATGCCCCGAAACAGGAGCAGTTCCCGGGCAGTCACCTGTCCGCGTAACGAGCTATCTTTGAAAGTTGGCGGTCGCCTTGTCTCTCAGACCGTCAACTGCTTCTACCTATTGGGCGGAGATGTTTCTAACCCCTCCGCGTAGCTATCCGATCCGGCCGAAGTCACGGCATAATGTATGCCGCCTGCGTTGGCTTGCAGGCAGGGCGCGTCGACGTGCAAGTGGGCAGGGAAGGGTGGGGGATGACGGACGTCTATTTCGCGACCAACCGCACCGAACCGCGCGGCAACCGCAAGTCGTTTGGCGACCGCTTCAATTCCGAAGGTCCGCATTTCTACGAGGTCGGGCGCGCGACCGTGACTTGGGGAACGCTTGGACCGGACGGCCGGCCGAGTGATCCCGAGGACTTCAAGGTCGACTGGAAAAGACAGGAAGGGACCCGGCCGAAACCGGAGAAGATCGGCCAACAGGAAATTCCTGAGACCCACCGTAAGCAGGCGGAAGGGGAGGAACCCGGATCGTATGTCCTGTTCAAGGAACTGCAGGAAAAGATGCGGCCAAACGACAAGCCGCGACAGGCGCCCCTGAAGCGGCCGGACACACGCACGCGCGATGCGTTGGTGTTCATTCATGGTTTTGCCAACAGCTTCGAGAATGCGCTGGGCCGGGCGGCATGGCTGGGCGAGACGTACCTGATCCAGCGGGGCGACGGGTCGGCGCAAAGTCCCTATGTCTTCGCTTTCTCCTGGCCGTCCGACGGGATGACCCAGCCGCCGTGGAAATACGCCAGTGACCGCGACGATGCGGCGATGTCCGGTATTGCGATGGCGCGGGCGCTGCGGCGGTTCCTGGAGTTCCTGAGCACGCGCGAACGCTGTTCAGGACGGATCCATCTGGTCGCCCACTCCATGGGCAACTGGGCGCTGCGCCATGCGGTGCTTGGCCTGCACGCCTTGCAGGACGGCGGCCGTCTGGAGAAGATTTTCGACAACGCCTTCCTGATGGCCGCCGACGAGGATGAGGACTGCCTGGAAAGCACTGACAAGCTCGGCTTGTTGCCGCAGTTGGCCCGCCGGATCCACGTCTACCATTCCCGCAGCGATCTGGCGCTGGAGGTCAGTGACAGGACCAAGTTCAACGTCGACCGGTTGGGGACGGATGGGCCACGCACCCTGGACGGGCTTAGTCACCGGATCACCGCGATCGATTGCAGCGACGTCGACGCGACCGACCTGACCCACGGCAATCACCAGTATTATCGCCTGCGTCCGGAGGTGATCGCGGACGTCCGCCACGTGCTGGCCGGCCAGATGAACCCGGAGGATTACCCAACCCGCGAACCGATCGAACCGGGCCGTCGCTATCGGATCACACCGGGTCCGAGCTAGAACGGCAAGTGTGCATTTCGGGCCGCCTCGGCGTTTTGCACCTTCGCCTTAGCGCCGTCGCTTGCGTTGGCTGGTCGCGTTGCGGCCGCGGTATTCCGGGTCCTTCTTGCGCACGAAGCGGATGAACTTGGCGATCTCCGGATGCGCGCGCAGCTTGTCCAGCGTGTCGTAGTGGTCGCGCAGCTCTTGCTCGGTGAACAGCGAATGGATTTTGGAGTGGCAGATCCGGTGCATCTGCACCGTCTCCCGTCCGCCTTCCGAGCGTGGCACGAGATGGTGCGCATCGACCGACGGTCCGGGGACGAGCGGGCGTCCGCATAGGGGACAGGGTCCAAGATCTGGGCGATCGTCGCGCATCTGTGGCCGCTGAGCTCCCGTGATGCCGCCTACCAGTGGGGCAAAGCCAAAAGCGGTGCAAAGCTAGCATGCCCGCTGAGGCATTAAAGGTGGATGGCTTGCGTTCGGGCCATCAAGGGTTACATCTTGCGTGAGCCGAGATAACGGCCGGGGTGCCGTGCTGGACCGGGCGAAGGAGCCCGCACTGGCGCGGCTGAGAGCACACCCGCTGAACCTGATCGGGGTCGTCCCCGCGAAGGGAGCCGTGGAGGACATGACCAGCTTACTTGACGACATCGCCATTCAGCAGCGCCCGCACACCGCGATCGTCGGGGCGGGCGTCAATGGTTTGTGCATCGCCTGGAATTTGGCCCGCAACGGCTGCGCGGTCGACGTTTACGAACGCGGCCGGATCGGGCGGGGCGCCAGCTGGGCCGCCGCCGGCATGCTGGCCCCCGGCGCGGAGGCCGAACCCGGCGAGAATGCCGTGACCGCCGCCGGCCGACAGGCGCTGACCCTTTGGCCCGCCTTCGCCCGCGATCTGCAGGCGGCAAGCGGGATCGATCCCGAACTGCGCACCGATGGTCTCCTGATCGCCGCGACCAACCGTGACGAGGTGGAGCAGCTACGTCACGATCACGCCTTCCTGCAACGGCAAGGCGTGCCGGCCGAGTGGCTGTCCGGCGCGGAGGCCCGGCGGCGCGAGCCCTATCTGCGCGCCGGTCTGCCGGGCGCGCTGTTCAGCCCGAACGACGGACAGGCCAATAACCGCGCGCTGGTGCAGGCGCTGGCCGAAGCCGCGCGGGCGGCGGGCGCGCGGATCCATGAGCAGACGCCCGTCGACGCTTTGGAAACGCGCCAGGGCCGGGCGGTCGGACTGATCGTCAACGGGGCACAGGTCCAGGCTGATGCGGTCGTGCTGTGTGCCGGTGCCTGGGGACGGGAGATTGACGGTGTCCCGGACAGCGCGCAGGCCCCGATCCGTCCGATCAAGGGACAGATGCTGTCGCTGCAAATGAACCCCGATCAGCC
This genomic window contains:
- a CDS encoding GlxA family transcriptional regulator, with amino-acid sequence MFARDPTDGRRHFGFLLLPGFSTLCLANSVEPLRAANEIAGAQRYVHRLLSLDGAPVSSSSGIEVTVDAPLDEAGRLDVFFLVAGYGFRDVPHAQLMPALRRAAGLSDVVGGMDTAPWLLAAAGLLDGRTATIHWQEQERLQTDFPEVTFSRARYVIDGNRITCGGATTVLDMMLGLLRAHGGDVLALDIMRLFIYDAERPAEGEQQALVQAPFVGRAPIVAAAIAEMEQAIETPRPVAEIAAASGCSQRKLERAFERALGVTPQRYYQYLRLAAGRRMLMDGAHSVTMVAAATGFASATSFARAYRRMFGHAPKQEQFPGSHLSA
- a CDS encoding carnitine 3-dehydrogenase — encoded protein: MTEVRKAAVVGAGVIGAGWAARYLWNGIDVAIYDPGPETERRCREVLEAADRSLQYLYGRPPHQRGNVSFAPDLASAVSGADIVQESAPEREDTKRAVLAEIDASAPAHAPIGSSTSGLLPSRLQADMRHPERFLVSHPFNPVYLLPLVELCAGEQTDPATVQAADAIYRDLGMRPLTVRKEIDGFVADRLLEALWREALWLVHDDVATVAEVDDAVRFGAGLRWALMGSFQTYRIAGGEDGMRHFMAQFGPALKWPWTKLMDVPDLTDAFLDKIGAQSDAQAMGRDTAELERERDMGLIAMLRALKPEGLAAGGTLAEHQSRWAPHPPVDLDAQLPLHLLDAVVPPEAVDYNRHMTESHYLALFGQTADALLAAIGLDADALAAGHSYFTAESHLRHLGQLRLGDQVYLTTQILGADEKRIHAFHRLRRADDHTLAATAEQMYLHVDTTTDRVCPASAAIQANVRRLAAAHATLPQPESAGRAITPVRRLAA
- the thiO gene encoding glycine oxidase ThiO, whose amino-acid sequence is MTSLLDDIAIQQRPHTAIVGAGVNGLCIAWNLARNGCAVDVYERGRIGRGASWAAAGMLAPGAEAEPGENAVTAAGRQALTLWPAFARDLQAASGIDPELRTDGLLIAATNRDEVEQLRHDHAFLQRQGVPAEWLSGAEARRREPYLRAGLPGALFSPNDGQANNRALVQALAEAARAAGARIHEQTPVDALETRQGRAVGLIVNGAQVQADAVVLCAGAWGREIDGVPDSAQAPIRPIKGQMLSLQMNPDQPLVRHVLWAPKVYLVPRRDGTLLIGATVEEKGFEDAMTAGGVFALLEAAWRALPAIEELAIKEMWAGHRPGSRDDAPVLGATPVEGLYLANGHHRNGILMTPLSGQAVAAEILTGQRHDSLAAFRVERFHNQDRARGVA
- a CDS encoding ABC transporter substrate-binding protein, with translation MFSLPINQSAGTGSRHSASGPSNHQRTGHIPEGGLMTNSNHTTEPARATGIFRRTVLATGLAVCALGLAGPHPAAADEAPTIRFGTPTWPGVTVKSEIAEQLLVHMGYQTSNVNGSPSVILNSLKTDDLDIYLGGWMPTEKDMIDPLVEQGEVKTLTTNIANATMGIAVPTYVWEAGVKSEADLAAHADKFDYKIYGIEAGTGFNKSIRDAIANNRHGLGDWELVPSSTSAMLAQVGRLVDRDQWIVFLGWEPHWMNIAYDIKYLSAKGEPKIAETKSDVLTVANVRMVEDHPMVAKFFSQYQVRKDEQSKWVYEYSYKDRDQEEVAAEWIRNNMDRVSEFLEGVEARNGKPAIEAVRAAVTQG
- a CDS encoding alpha/beta hydrolase; the protein is MTDVYFATNRTEPRGNRKSFGDRFNSEGPHFYEVGRATVTWGTLGPDGRPSDPEDFKVDWKRQEGTRPKPEKIGQQEIPETHRKQAEGEEPGSYVLFKELQEKMRPNDKPRQAPLKRPDTRTRDALVFIHGFANSFENALGRAAWLGETYLIQRGDGSAQSPYVFAFSWPSDGMTQPPWKYASDRDDAAMSGIAMARALRRFLEFLSTRERCSGRIHLVAHSMGNWALRHAVLGLHALQDGGRLEKIFDNAFLMAADEDEDCLESTDKLGLLPQLARRIHVYHSRSDLALEVSDRTKFNVDRLGTDGPRTLDGLSHRITAIDCSDVDATDLTHGNHQYYRLRPEVIADVRHVLAGQMNPEDYPTREPIEPGRRYRITPGPS
- a CDS encoding 3-keto-5-aminohexanoate cleavage protein — its product is MNTDVFITCAVTGAGPSHEKSDRVPITPKQIADTAIEAAKAGAAVAHIHVRDPETGAASRNLAHYREVVERVRESDTDVVLNLTAGMGGDIVLGSAEQPLPLNEAETDMLGASARLEHVAELRPEICTLDCGTMNFATGDYIMTNTPATLRAMAARIQELGVRPEIEVFDFGQMVMAKQLYQEGLLDDPVLVQLCMGIPYGAPDDPRTLLNLVDQMPSDWTFSAFSIGRMQLPYVAQAALAGGNVRVGLEDNIYLSKGVLASNGDLVERAVNILTNMNARVLSPQDVRAKLALNKAA